From one Doryrhamphus excisus isolate RoL2022-K1 chromosome 9, RoL_Dexc_1.0, whole genome shotgun sequence genomic stretch:
- the LOC131136157 gene encoding melanoregulin-like, which produces MGARLTLCCCYSYLKYNTEEKRHFFRMHAAKASKPPEPLSYDSGCSDTEEECHCGQQYALGMPWDNQQSPRTNTHGASSFRRESERELQAFIGMRDQVDKATEEWEKLNYDIHTLHYARREVRARWKKILLHLGYQAEVDALLYVNKQTGLNQDHESLHKATELLIQLLDHTSLFPPGTGHRTRYLYVMDRLVSLDSAEEFVRLAREKYPKV; this is translated from the exons ATGGGTGCCAGACTGACACTCTGCTGCTGTTACTCCTATCTGAAATACAACACAGAGGAGAAAAGGCACTTTTTCCG CATGCACGCTGCTAAAGCTTCCAAGCCACCAGAGCCGCTATCCTATGATTCCGGGTGTAGTGATACGGAGGAGGAATGCCATTGTGGACAGCAGTATGCCTTGGGGATGCCTTGGGACAACCAGCAAAGCCCGAGGACAAATACGCACGGTGCCTCATCCTTCAGGCGGGAATCAGAGAGAGAGCTGCAAGCCTTCATCGGCATGAGAGATCAGGTTGACAAAGCTACCGAG GAATGGGAAAAGCTGAATTACGACATCCACACGTTACACTATGCCCGACGCGAAGTCAGAGCTCGATGGAAGAAAATCCTGCTACATTTAG GATATCAGGCTGAGGTGGACGCCTTGTTgtatgtcaacaaacaaactggCCTAAATCAGGACCACGAGAGTCTTCATAAAGCTACTGAGCTGTTGATCCAGTTACTGGACCATACATCCCTATTTCCTCCAGGAACTGGACATCGGACCAGATACCTCTATGTCATG GATCGCCTGGTGTCTCTGGACAGTGCTGAAGAATTTGTCAGGCTGGCCAgagaaaaatatccaaaagTCTAA
- the rab3gap1 gene encoding rab3 GTPase-activating protein catalytic subunit, whose translation MAATATDSESEVFEITDFTTASEWERFVSRVEEVLNEWKLTGNSTRRLSREKGDYTSGTWVEQSQEINFVDFKFAITHYALAQETNDNANDDLEEDDFPIAMQDLLCTNNDFPPRAHCLVRWYGIREFVVISPGTNVEAIISESKCNLLLSSISVSLVNSGCQVPMFVQIQQKWRRLYAGECQGQSVRTEFEMVHLRKVPSQYNHLSGLLDIFKSKSGYTMYPLPPINIAIRFTYILQDWQQYSWPLQPPDFDNLLKGEVGVEEFGKLPFGACEETISELQLSTTWPDLTEGTVLDNDVYSDLDPLHAPHWSVRARAVENPQCLLGDLLTEFFKLCGRKETTEEVLGRGSAEDEGKDGDISAALSKLTEPAASVPISKLSVSNMMHNARRHIQRHRLTDESPLSADILNSILQYLFTDSVVDKSTQPDCSRKAWKDENTDDLYIQLKSAPPESLTYRLALCVCLVNFYHGGLRSVAYLWQEFVLELRDRWENNDQINGLPEEPPDLRCCLLHQKFQMLNCCIKRRQARDNLRKAPEGSKGRDHHNLRQSEIKATTSPGETTTLSTGKSWDSWSDSEEEFFECLSDQGENESPHIRSDKHGSKTRAEGRMHPYNNMSLINSSELLFIPVTQEPAPMTEDLLEEQSEILAKLGTSAEGAQLRARMQSACLLSDMESFKAANPGSVLDDFVRWYSPRDFLEEEVVNEKGETVLKGELSARMKIPGNMWVETWETARAVPANRQKRLFDDTKEAEKVLHYLEMQKPADLTCHLLPCIIHAAILKLKEEALMDNIPSVQKNTQKATIHASKLLQQSNPDCNNLKDCLDFLIAMEMVIAQFRSLKQKFAIDEADKGQDKEELKNFVNSLLEEPEVVVSGAGQGKIGSIIHRLFAVAQETALLDKDTGLESEEERKLIEGGSKSHDFPFPAGREILLRTCVPRPAPYSKALPQRLFCVLTVEEFRLVGAFSSDTSFF comes from the exons ATGGCTGCAACTGCTACTGAT TCCGAATCCGAGGTATTCGAGATCACCGATTTCACCACAGCGTCAGAGTGGGAAAG GTTTGTGTCAAGGGTTGAGGAGGTGCTAAATGAATGGAAGCTAACTGGAAACTCTACAAGGAGGTTATCCAGAGAAAAG GGTGACTACACAAGTGGCACCTGGGTTGAGCAATCTCAGGAAATAAATTTTGTAGATTTTAAATTCGCCATCACTCACTACGCCCTGGCACAAGAGACGAACGACAATGCAAATGATGACCTGGAGGAAG ATGACTTTCCCATTGCAATGCAGGACCTTCTGTGCACAAACAATGACTTCCCCCCCAGAGCCCACTGCTTGGTCAGATG GTACGGTATTCGAGAGTTTGTGGTCATTTCTCCTGGAACCAACGTCGAGGCTATCATCAGCGAGTCAAAATGCAATTTGCTTCTAAGCTCCATCTCAGTTTCTTTGGTCAACAGTGGCTG CCAAGTTCCCATGTTTGTGCAGATTCAGCAAAAGTGGAGGCGACTGTACGCAGGTGAATGCCAGGGACAGAGTGTCCGCACTGAATTTGAGATGGTACACCTTCGCAAGGTACCAAGTCAGTACAACCACCTGTCTGGCCTGCTGGACATCTTCAAATCAAAATCA GGTTATACCATGTACCCTTTACCTCCAATCAACATTGCAATCCGTTTTACCTACATTCTTCAGGACTGGCAACAGTATTCATGGCCACTCCAGCCTCCAG aCTTTGATAACCTTCTTAAAGGTGAGGTGGGAGTGGAGGAGTTTGGAAAGCTTCCATTTGGAGCATGTGAGGAAACAATAAG TGAGCTTCAACTTTCAACTACTTGGCCTGACTTGACAGAGGGCACAGTCTTGGACAATGATGTCTACAG TGACCTTGACCCCCTACATGCGCCTCACTGGTCAGTCCGAGCCAGGGCAGTTGAAAATCCTCAGTGTTTACTTG GCGACTTGCTGACAGAGTTCTTTAAGCTATGTGGGAGGAAGGAAACAACAGAAGAGGTTCTTGGAAGAGGATCGGCTGAAGATGAGGGAAAAG ATGGTGATATTAGCGCTGCTTTATCAAAACTGACAGAACCCGCAGCCTCAGTGCCAATCTCCAAACTGTCGGTGTCCAACATGATGCACAATGCTCGAAGGCACATTCAACGTCATAGGCTGACTGATGAGTCCCCACTTAGCGCTGATATTCTTAACTCTATTCTTCAG taTCTTTTTACAGATTCTGTTGTGGATAAAAGTACACAACCAGATTGCAGCCGAAAGGCCTGGAAAGATGAAAATACAGAC GACCTATATATTCAGCTGAAGTCGGCACCACCTGAAAGTCTGACCTATCGCCtggcactgtgtgtgtgtctagtcaaCTTCTACCATGGTGGGCTACGCTCTGTAGCCTACCTCTGGCAGGAGTTTGTCTTAGAGTTGCGAGACCGCTGGGAAAACAATGACCAAATCAATGG ATTGCCAGAAGAACCACCCGATCTTCGCTGTTGCCTCTTGCACCAGAAGTTTCAG ATGCTGAATTGCTGCATCAAGCGGAGGCAAGCCAGAGATAACCTTCGCAAGGCTCCTGAGGGAAGCAAAGGAAGAGATCACCACAACCTCCGCCAATCAGAGATCAAAGCAACAACTTCACCCGGTGAAACGACTACTTTGTCAACTGGCAAATCCTGGGATTCTTGGAGTGACAGTGAAGAAGAGTTTTTTGAATGTTTGAGCGATCAAGGGGAGAATGAGTCGCCGCATATTCGGAGTGACAAACATGGCAGTAAAACTCGAGCAGAGGGCAGAATGCACCCCTACAACAACATGAGCCTGATTAACTCTTCAGAGCTTCTCTTCATTCCTGTGACACAA gaacCTGCTCCCATGACCGAGGATTTACTAGAGGAACAGTCAGAAATCCTTGCAAAGCTGGGGACATCTGCCGAAGGTGCCCAACTCCGTGCACGGATGCAGAGTGCCTGTCTACTCTCTGACATGGAATCTTTTAAG GCAGCCAACCCAGGTTCCGTTCTTGACGACTTTGTGCGCTGGTACTCACCCAGGGATTTTttggaggaggaagtggtcAATGAGAAAGGTGAAACTGTCTTGAAAGGTGAGCTTAGTGCAAGGATGAAGATTCCAGGCAACATGTGGGTTGAGACGTGGGAGACTGCCAGGGCTGTACCTGCTAACCGCCAGAAAAGGCTTTTTGACGACACCAAGGAAGCAGAAAAG GTTTTGCATTACTTGGAAATGCAGAAACCCGCAGACCTGACTTGCCATCTCTTGCCCTGCATAATACATGCTGCAATTCTGAAGTTGAAGGAGGAAG CTTTGATGGACAACATTCCATCAGTCCAAAAAAACACCCAGAAAGCTACAATCCACGCAAGCAAGCTGCTGCAACAATCCAATCCGGACTGTAATAATTTAAAG GATTGCCTTGACTTTTTGATTGCCATGGAGATGGTCATCGCCCAGTTTCGATCTCTCAAACAAAAGTTTGCCATTGATGAGGCTGACAAAGGCCAGGACAAAGAGGAACTGAAAAA TTTTGTCAACTCTCTGCTAGAAGAGCCAGAGGTTGTTGTAAGTGGAGCTGGTCAAGGCAAGATTGGCAGCATCATACACAGGCTGTTTGCCGTTGCTCAGGAG ACTGCCCTCCTGGATAAAGATACTGGGCTGGAAAGCGAAGAAGAAAGGAAGCTGATTGAAGGAGGGAGTAAATCTCACGACTTCCCTTTCCCAGCAGGCCGGGAGATTTTGTTGCGTACATGTGTCCCTCGCCCAGCCCCATATTCCAAGGCTCTTCCCCAGCGGCTTTTCTGTGTATTAACGGTGGAGGAATTCAGACTTGTGGGGGCCTTTTCTTCTGACACGTCTTTCTTTTAA